In a genomic window of Gossypium arboreum isolate Shixiya-1 chromosome 7, ASM2569848v2, whole genome shotgun sequence:
- the LOC108485158 gene encoding transcription factor MYB46-like, translating to MMRKPDPSVKVISGGNTNTNTNTNTNTNNGTTTNKLRKGLWSPEEDDKLINYMLTNGQGCWSDVARNAGLQRCGKSCRLRWINYLRPDLKRGAFSPQEEELIVHLHSILGNRWSQIAARLPGRTDNEIKNFWNSTIKKRLKNLSSTPSPKVSNSSTSEPNNGAMQGLMSMQEQGILPMYMDLPSASSNSSLQSMVLNHTGNSLPMLEHDLNVFGASGYFDPASCVTQVGVNGESFYGENEMLGTVENGAERELYVPPLESIGENLKTENTTVDVWNINNNPFNIINSKNNNSKSDNIGNAAVGNFWIGEEIKVGEWDLEDLMKDVSSFPFLDFQS from the exons ATGATGAGGAAGCCTGATCCATCCGTGAAGGTTATCAGTGGAGGCAATACTAATACTAATACTAATACtaatactaatactaataatGGTACTACTACTAATAAGCTTAGGAAAGGATTGTGGTCACCTGAGGAAGATGACAAGCTCATCAACTATATGTTAACCAATGGCCAGGGATGTTGGAGTGATGTAGCTAGAAATGCTGGCCTGCAAAGATGTGGGAAGAGCTGCCGCCTTCGTTGGATCAACTATTTGAGACCTGATCTCAAACGAGGAGCCTTTTCTCCCCAAGAAGAAGAGCTTATCGTCCATTTACATTCCATTCTTGGCAACAG GTGGTCTCAAATAGCGGCTCGTCTACCTGGCCGTACAGACAATGAAATAAAGAACTTTTGGAATTCAACAATAAAGAAAAGGCTAAAGAATTTATCATCCACTCCCTCACCAAAGGTTAGTAATTCATCGACGTCGGAGCCTAATAACGGTGCCATGCAAGGGCTCATGTCAATGCAAGAACAAGGCATTTTGCCTATGTACATGGACTTACCATCAGCATCGTCCAATTCTTCCTTGCAATCCATGGTCCTGAATCACACCGGCAACTCATTACCGATGCTCGAGCATGACCTAAACGTGTTCGGGGCGTCCGGATACTTCGATCCAGCCTCATGTGTAACACAGGTTGGGGTAAATGGAGAGAGCTTTTACGGTGAAAACGAGATGTTGGGCACTGTTGAGAATGGAGCAGAAAGGGAACTATATGTCCCTCCTTTAGAAAGCATTGGAGAAAACCTTAAAACTGAAAATACGACTGTTGATGTTTGGAACATCAACAACAACCCTTTCAATATCATAAACAGTAAAAACAACAATAGCAAATCAGACAACATAGGCAATGCGGCTGTTGGGAATTTTTGGATAGGTGAAGAGATAAAAGTTGGAGAATGGGACTTGGAGGATTTGATGAAAGATGtttcttcctttccttttcttgatTTCCAAAGCTGA